A genomic window from Silene latifolia isolate original U9 population chromosome 11, ASM4854445v1, whole genome shotgun sequence includes:
- the LOC141614593 gene encoding uncharacterized protein LOC141614593 — MTVVIYDSWAWRKICQVKTIFKNFLLQQTGTDTGQSYRLDKGYQWLLPVGAQVSWFPWMNQRWLLPKHSFRSWLIVQQRLLTQDRLMRMNIVNHNCCYLCGLQEESHDHLFFDCVYSKRCRALISDWCQVQLPGTNSILWWLKWRNRIVGRKQGIAVILAGLMYWIWYARNQCRIEGMLWRPEFLVQRVRSEACMRFRVIKSQNINSVTWIDSMM, encoded by the exons atgacagTGGTTATATATGatag TTGGGCTTGGCGCAAAATTTGCCAAGTCAAGACCATCTTCAAAAACTTCTTACTTCAGCAAACGGGGACTGATACTGGACAGAGTTATAGGCTTGATAAAGGTTATCAATGGTTGTTACCTGTAGGAGCTCAAGTTAGCTGGTTCCCCTGGATGAATCAGAGATGGCTCCTTCCCAAACATAGCTTCCGCAGTTGGCTCATTGTTCAACAAAGGTTATTAACTCAAGACAGATTAATGCGAATGAATATAGTGAATCATAATTGCTGTTACTTATGTGGACTGCAAGAGGAGTCTCATGATCATTTATTTTTTGACTGTGTGTATAGCAAGCGATGTAGGGCCTTGATTTCTGATTGGTGTCAGGTACAACTCCCTGGCACGAACAGTATTCTATGGTGGCTAAAATGGAGGAATAGAATTGTGGGGAGGAAGCAAGGGATAGCGGTGATTCTTGCAGGACTGATGTATTGGATTTGGTATGCAAGGAATCAGTGTCGAATTGAAGGGATGCTGTGGAGACCTGAGTTTTTGGTTCAGCGTGTTAGAAGTGAAGCTTGTATGCGGTTCAGAGTCATTAAGAGTCAAAATATAAATTCTGTAACTTGGATTGATAGCATGATGTAA